The Fictibacillus phosphorivorans genomic sequence TGCCGTTGCTGAACTGAAGTACAGCCCAAATGAAGTCGCCCGTTCTCTCTATAAAAAGAAATCAAAACTGGTCGGCTTGTTGCTGCCAGACATTACTAACCCATTTTTTCCACAGCTAGCTAGAGGTGTAGAAGATGAGATGCAAAAAGGCGGTTATCGAATTCTTTTTGGAAACAGTGATGAGAATGCTGAAAAAGAGCTCGATTATTTAAACACGTTTATTCAAAACAATGTGGTCGGCATCATCTCGGCTACGAATAATAAAACAAAGAACAATTATCAAAATCTATCGATCCCTGTAGTCTTCTTAGACCGAACATCGACTGATTATCCATCGGTCTATGCAGATGGAAAAGAAGGTGGCAGAATAGCTGCAGAAGAGATCGTGAAAAGGGGCAGCAAGCGAATCACGATTTTGAAAGGTCCCACGCATATCCAACCAGCTCAAGATCGTTTTCAAGGCGCGTTAGAAGTGTTAAGTCAATCGAACATTGATTTTCATGTGATGTCGACGACTTCTTTTGCCTTTGAAGATGCAGAGAAATGGGCGAAAGAACTTTTTACA encodes the following:
- a CDS encoding LacI family DNA-binding transcriptional regulator, coding for MVTIRDVAKKSGVSVATVSRVLNANGYVHEDTRKKVMAAVAELKYSPNEVARSLYKKKSKLVGLLLPDITNPFFPQLARGVEDEMQKGGYRILFGNSDENAEKELDYLNTFIQNNVVGIISATNNKTKNNYQNLSIPVVFLDRTSTDYPSVYADGKEGGRIAAEEIVKRGSKRITILKGPTHIQPAQDRFQGALEVLSQSNIDFHVMSTTSFAFEDAEKWAKELFTTYPDTDGVIASNDIVATAVLHEALRLGKSIPEELQIIGFDDIPQSSLLFPSLSTIRQPAYEMGKEAAQLLVKIINQEIIHQQQVQLPVTFIDRNTTRKVDENG